The following coding sequences are from one Treponema parvum window:
- the trpS gene encoding tryptophan--tRNA ligase, translated as MAKEIDYGANGSYEAAVERSKKLEADISANPKRYRVLTGDRPTGRLHIGHYFGSLQNRVRLSKLGIPTMILIADYQVLTDHDAFQEIEQNTKQLVIDYLAAGIVPGEDVIIYPHSYVPECNQLLLPFLTLVSNAELSRNPTVKEEISSAGLKTVNEGMYTYPVHQACDILFCKGNVVPVGKDQLPHLELTRTIARRFNEKYSPKNPVFPEPQALLSKTPSILGLDGSQKMSKSRGNAIMLSASEDETAALIKKAKTDAERNITYDPVNRPEVANLLMLISLCTKEDPSEIASRIGTGGGGALKNMLSEVLNEELRPLRAERKRLEADPAYIKSVLEDGIRRAREIAIKTLDEVRTVMNMRI; from the coding sequence ATGGCAAAAGAAATAGATTACGGCGCGAACGGCAGCTATGAAGCGGCAGTTGAAAGAAGCAAAAAGCTTGAGGCTGATATTTCCGCGAATCCTAAAAGATACCGTGTTTTGACGGGAGACCGTCCTACAGGACGGCTGCACATAGGGCATTATTTCGGTTCGCTGCAAAACAGGGTTCGCCTTTCCAAACTCGGTATTCCTACGATGATTCTCATAGCCGATTATCAGGTTCTCACGGATCACGACGCTTTTCAGGAAATAGAGCAAAATACGAAACAACTTGTGATCGATTATCTTGCGGCGGGAATTGTTCCCGGCGAAGATGTGATAATTTACCCGCACAGCTATGTTCCCGAATGCAATCAGCTCCTTTTACCCTTTTTGACGCTTGTGTCCAACGCCGAATTAAGCCGAAACCCTACCGTAAAAGAAGAAATTTCGTCGGCAGGGTTAAAGACCGTGAACGAGGGAATGTATACGTATCCCGTGCATCAAGCGTGCGACATATTGTTTTGCAAAGGAAACGTAGTTCCCGTAGGAAAGGATCAGCTTCCTCACTTGGAATTGACAAGGACTATAGCCAGGCGCTTCAACGAAAAATACAGTCCTAAAAATCCCGTTTTTCCCGAACCTCAAGCCTTGCTCAGCAAAACGCCGAGTATTTTGGGACTTGACGGCAGTCAAAAAATGAGCAAGAGCAGGGGGAACGCAATCATGTTGTCCGCGTCCGAAGACGAAACGGCCGCTTTGATAAAAAAGGCAAAGACGGACGCAGAAAGAAACATAACCTATGATCCCGTAAACCGCCCTGAGGTTGCGAATCTTCTAATGCTTATTTCTTTGTGCACAAAAGAAGATCCTTCCGAAATTGCTTCAAGGATAGGAACGGGAGGGGGCGGCGCGCTTAAGAATATGCTCTCCGAAGTTTTGAACGAAGAACTTCGTCCTCTCAGGGCGGAACGAAAAAGACTTGAAGCCGATCCTGCCTATATAAAAAGCGTCCTTGAAGACGGGATAAGACGCGCCAGAGAAATTGCGATAAAGACCCTTGATGAAGTAAGAACGGTCATGAATATGAGAATTTAA